In the genome of Campylobacter avium LMG 24591, the window TGTATTTAGCATTTACATTTGCTTTATTTTCTATGAGTAGTTTTACTATGTTTTTTTCGTTAAATTCTATAGCGTAAAAAAGGGCGGTTTTGCCAAAGGAATTTGCATAATTTACATTAGCGTTATTTTGAAGTAAAAATTTGACATTATCATAGCTTTGCAGTGCGTAAAATAAGGCACTTTCATAGCCTTCGTTTAAGTTTAAGCCAAGGTCTAAGAACACCTTTATAACAGAGCTAGGTTTTTTGGCAAGCAAGGCGGTGTGAAGTGCTTGTATAAGTTCTTCTTTATTTGGTTGTTTGGTGTATATGTAAGCTTTTATTTGAGTTGCGTCATTTTGCGGGTTCAGTATAAAAAGTGAAAATTCGTCCAAATCTGTAAAAATTTTCGTCTCACCAACAGCCCAATATAAAAATTCATTAGCCGCTGCTAGCGAAAAAAGCTCGCTTTCGCTTGAATTTAAGCCATTTTGCGAGGCGTATTTTTTAAGAGGATTTAAAATTTGTTTAAATTCGTTCCAAAATTCAGTGTAAAGTTTGTAGTTACCCATGCTTTGATAAGCCCAATATCTAAAATATCTTTTTAAAAGCTCATCTCTTTTTGTATCTGTTTGTTTTGCGTATTCTTTAGGATTTAGCATTAAAAGGGCAAGTTTTACTTGAAAGGCTCTTAATTTATCTATGTATGAAAGTCCACCACAGGCTAAATTTGAGCCTCTTATCTTGTTTGATAACTCATATATTTTCTTAGAAAAGTCTTGATTTTGTAGGGATAAAGAGCAAGTTTCTAGGGCTTTTGCTAGATTTTCTTTGTCGTTATTTTGCTTTAAATTATAAGTTTTGATGTAGCTACAAGCTTCATTTGCAAAGGATGAAAACACAGCAAAAAAAAGTAAAAGTAAAAATTTCAAATATAGTCCTTAGAATTTTTTACCCCATTTTAGCCAAAACGGGGTAAAAGAAATTTTAATTTGCTAATTTAAATTCTTTAATCTCATTGAAATTTAAATACTTATAGATATTAGCCTTTTTAGCATCATCTAGCTTATCATTTACGATTTCTAGGTATTCCTTAGGACTTGGCAGTTTTCCAAGTATGGCACAAACTGCACCAAGCTCTGCACTTCCTAGATATACCTTAGCTCCCATACCCATTCTGTTGTCAAAATTTCTAGTTGAGGTCGAAAATACCACAGCTCCGTCATTTACTCTAGCTTGATTTCCCATACACAAAGAACAGCCCGGAACTTCTATCCTAGCACCAGCAGCACCAAATACCCCGTAATAGCCCTCACTTGTTAGCTGAGCCTTATCCATCTTTGTAGGAGGTGCTATCCAAAGTCTAGTTTTTAGCATGCCCTTATCTTTTAAGATCTCGCCTAAGGCTCTGTAATGCCCTATATTTGTCATACAAGATCCTATAAACACCTCATCTATATTTTTAGCTCTTTTTTCGTCTGCTAAAATTTCACTTAAGGTAGCCACATCATCAGGATCGTTTGGACAAGCTAGTATCGGCTCTTTTATCTCATTTAAGTCTATCTCAAGCACATAAGCGTATTTAGCGTCCTTATCAGCCCTTAAGAGAGTAGGATTTTTAAGCCACTCTCTCATTTTATCAGCTCTTCTAGCTAGAGTTTCTTTATCCTCATAGCCTGCTTCTATCATAGCTTCTATTAATGATATGTTTGATTTTATGTATTCGCTAACGCTTTCTATGCTTAAATCCACGCTACAAGCAGCCGCACTTCTTTCAGCACTAGCATCGCTTAATTCAAAGGCTTGTTCTACTTTTAAATTTGGTAAGCCCTCTATCTCTAAAATTTTACCCGCAAAGATATTTTTCTTACCTTTTTTCTCAACTGTTAATTGTCCGTCTTTTATGGCGTAGTAAGGTATGGCATTTACCAAGTCTCTTAGGGTTACTCCGGGTTGAAGCTCTCCTTTAAATCTTACTAAAACGCTCTCAGGTACATTCAAAGGCATAGAGCCTGTAACTGCAGCAAAGGCTACAAGCCCAGAGCCCGCAGGAAAGGATATACCTATAGGAAATCTTGTGTGAGAATCCCCACCTGTTCCAACTGTATCAGGTAAAACAAAGCGGTTTAGCCAAGAGTGGATTACCCCATCGCCTGGCTTAAGGCTAACCCCACCTCTACTTGTGATAAATGAAGGCAAGGTTTGATGTAAATTTGAATCACTTACCTTAGGATAAGCTGCCGTGTGGCAAAAGCTTTGCATAACAAAGTCAGCATTAAAACCAAGTGAGGCTAATTCTTTTATCTCATCTCTTGTCATAGGTCCTGTTGTATCTTGTGAGCCAACGGTAAGGGTTCTAGGCTCTATATACATACCCGGTCTAACCCCATCTACCCCACAAGCACGACCAAGCATTTTTTGAGCTAGAGTATAGCCTCCGCTACCGCTTTCTGGCTGTTTTGGCTTGATAAATATATCTTCAGCTCCCATTTTAAGAGCGTCTCTAGCCTTAGCACAGAGTCCTCTGCCTATGATGAGTGGAATTCTTCCTCCTGCTCTAACCTCGTCTAGTATGGTGTTTGGGCTTAATTTAAATGTAGCTATGACCTCGCCATTTTTAACTATCTCTCCTTTGTAGGTGTGAATTTCAAACTCATCTCCCATTTCAAGCTTACTTACATCGCAGACTATAGGTAGTGCTCCGCTATCTTGTGCTGTGTTAAAAAAGATTGGAGCTATGGTTGAGCCCATTACTATGCCACCTGTTCTTTTGTTTGGCACACCTTTTATATCCTTTCCTAGGTGCCACTGTATAGAATTTATGGCTGATTTTCTACTTGAGCCTGTGCCTACAACATCGCCTACATAGACCACCTCTCTACCGCTTTTTTTAAGCTCTTTTATCTTTTCTAAAGAGCCCGGTTGTCTTACCTTTAGCATAGCATTTG includes:
- a CDS encoding bifunctional aconitate hydratase 2/2-methylisocitrate dehydratase produces the protein MSFKEEYQKLVDERAAQNIPPLPLNAEQTKELCELLKDSDDKDLVLLLEERVSPGVDDAALVKCEFLDKILKDEIKSKLIDKKKALAMLETMLGGYNVKVLIDALKRKDTAKDAANVLKNIIFVHDNFNEIEKLAQSDENAKEILKSWAEAEWFVKKEKLPEIIKCIVFKVAGETNTDDLSPAGDAFTRSDIPLHANAMLKVRQPGSLEKIKELKKSGREVVYVGDVVGTGSSRKSAINSIQWHLGKDIKGVPNKRTGGIVMGSTIAPIFFNTAQDSGALPIVCDVSKLEMGDEFEIHTYKGEIVKNGEVIATFKLSPNTILDEVRAGGRIPLIIGRGLCAKARDALKMGAEDIFIKPKQPESGSGGYTLAQKMLGRACGVDGVRPGMYIEPRTLTVGSQDTTGPMTRDEIKELASLGFNADFVMQSFCHTAAYPKVSDSNLHQTLPSFITSRGGVSLKPGDGVIHSWLNRFVLPDTVGTGGDSHTRFPIGISFPAGSGLVAFAAVTGSMPLNVPESVLVRFKGELQPGVTLRDLVNAIPYYAIKDGQLTVEKKGKKNIFAGKILEIEGLPNLKVEQAFELSDASAERSAAACSVDLSIESVSEYIKSNISLIEAMIEAGYEDKETLARRADKMREWLKNPTLLRADKDAKYAYVLEIDLNEIKEPILACPNDPDDVATLSEILADEKRAKNIDEVFIGSCMTNIGHYRALGEILKDKGMLKTRLWIAPPTKMDKAQLTSEGYYGVFGAAGARIEVPGCSLCMGNQARVNDGAVVFSTSTRNFDNRMGMGAKVYLGSAELGAVCAILGKLPSPKEYLEIVNDKLDDAKKANIYKYLNFNEIKEFKLAN
- a CDS encoding ankyrin repeat domain-containing protein; this encodes MKFLLLLFFAVFSSFANEACSYIKTYNLKQNNDKENLAKALETCSLSLQNQDFSKKIYELSNKIRGSNLACGGLSYIDKLRAFQVKLALLMLNPKEYAKQTDTKRDELLKRYFRYWAYQSMGNYKLYTEFWNEFKQILNPLKKYASQNGLNSSESELFSLAAANEFLYWAVGETKIFTDLDEFSLFILNPQNDATQIKAYIYTKQPNKEELIQALHTALLAKKPSSVIKVFLDLGLNLNEGYESALFYALQSYDNVKFLLQNNANVNYANSFGKTALFYAIEFNEKNIVKLLIENKANVNAKYISNNEKLAIINNIGGNNPYYITFCALEHTSKSVLMHAASYADVEMLKILVENGANLHDVDDLGFNALDFALSAKKMDNAKYLQSLGLKANENLYYGGSLE